A window of Lepidochelys kempii isolate rLepKem1 chromosome 1, rLepKem1.hap2, whole genome shotgun sequence contains these coding sequences:
- the LOC140898792 gene encoding olfactory receptor 52R1-like, whose amino-acid sequence MQETPFCLSIGNLLSYSMSDSNSTDFTNPSTFILLGIPGLEAVQVWLSIPFCAMYAIVILGNFTILFIVKREPSLHEPMYYFLCMLVIADMVPSTAVVPKMLSIFWFNSREINFSACFIQMFCLLSCSLVHSGILVAMAFDRYVAICDPLRYSTTLTNPVVAKIGLALVLRGVMLALPYPFLARRWPYCRTNIIPYTYCKHIAVVKLACADIRLSSYYSLAVAFLVTGVDVFCIAMSYTQILRVIFSLPTKDARLKTFGTCGSHFCVILACYIAHLFSILTERFGHNMALHFHVLMNNMYLLVPPMLNPIIYGVRSQQIRDSLLQLFTH is encoded by the coding sequence ATGCAGGAAACACCATTCTGCCTCAGCATTGGAAACCTTCTCTcctactccatgtcagattccaactcaaccgacttcaccaacccctccaccttcatcctgctgggcattcctggcctggaggcagtCCAAGTCTGgctctccatccccttctgtgcCATGTATGCCATAGTCATCCTGGGGAACTTCACCATCCTGTTCATCGTGAAGAGGGAGccaagcctccatgagcccatgtactatttcctctgcatgctggtcATCGCCGACATGGTCCCATCTACGGCCGTCGTACCCAAAATGCTAAGtatcttctggttcaattccagggagatcaATTTCAGCGCCTGCTTCATCCAGATGTTCTGCCTTCTCAGCTGCTCTTTGGTGCATTCTGGGATCCTTGTGGCCATGGCTTTTgatcgctacgtggccatctgTGATCCCCTGAGATATTCCACCACTCTGACAAACCCTGTGGTGGCCAAAATTGGCCTGGCCCTGGTGCTGCGTGGCGTCATGCTCGCATTGCCCTATCCCTTCCTGGCGAGGAggtggccatattgcagaaccaacatcatTCCCTACACATACTGCAAGCACATAGCTGTAGTGAAGCTGGCTTGCGCCGACATCCGCCTCAGTAGTTACTACAGCCTGGCTGTGGCATTCTTGGTGACCGGCGTGGATGTGTTTTGTATCGCCATGTCCTATACCCAGATCCTCAGGGTCATCTTCAGCCTCCCAACAAAGGACGCCCGCCTCAAGACTTTTGGGACCTGCGGCTCCCACTTCTGCGTCATCTTAGCCTGTTACATCGCACATCTCTTCTCCATCCTCACGGAACGGTTTGGGCACAATATGGCCCTGCATTTCCACGTTCTCATGAACAACATGTATCTCCTGGTGCCCCCCATGTTAAACCCCATCATCTATGGGGTGAGGAGCCAACAGATTCGGGATAGTCTGCTCCAGCTCTTTACTCATTAA
- the LOC140905612 gene encoding olfactory receptor 52P1-like, which yields MEALEDVEPKPGLPSAMSSQELFSALEVSSQSRQSQSGEPEAGEEDPAILGNFAILFIVKREPSLHGPMYYILCMLVITDLVLSMSILCKILSIFWFNSREIKFSACLLQLYFILSFSTMESRILMAMAFDRYVDICDPLRHCTTPRNPMVAKIGLAMVLRGSMLLLPTPFLVRRWPYCRTIIIAHSYCEHISVVKLACADIHTSSYYSLSVAFLVICLDVFFIAVSYTQILRAILSLPTKDAWLKSFGTCGSHLCVILNSYIPALFSFPMHWFGHNVALHFHILMANKYLLLPTMLNPNIYWVRTQEI from the exons ATGGAGGCATTAGAAGATGTGGAGCCCAAGCCGGGGTTGCCCAGTGCTATGtccagtcaggagctgttctccGCTCTGGAGGTGTCCAGCCAGTCTCGGCAGTCACAATCAGGTGagccagaagcaggagaggaggacCCTG CCATCTTGGGGAACTTCGCCATCCTGTTCATCGTGAAGAGGGAGCCGAGCCTCCATGGGCCCATGTATTATATCCTCTGCATGCTGGTCATCACCGACCTAGTCCTTTCTATGTCTATCCTATGCAAAATTTTGAGCAtattctggttcaattccagggagatcaAATTCAGTGCATGCCTCTTGCAGCTGTACTTCATTCTCAGCTTCTCTACGATGGAGTCTCGGATCCTCATGGCCATGGCTTTTGATCGCTATGTGGACATCTGCGATCCCCTGAGACATTGTACTACCCCGAGAAACCCCATGGTGGCCAAAATTGGCCTGGCCATGGTGCTTCGCGGCTCCATGCTCCTactgcccactcccttcctggtGAGGAggtggccatattgcagaaccaTCATAATTGCCCACTCATACTGTGAGCACATCTCTGTGGTGAAGCTGGCCTGTGCTGACATCCACACTAGTAGTTACTACAGCCTCTCTGTGGCATTCTTGGTGATCTGTCTGGATGTGTTTTTTATTGCTGTGTCCTATAcccagatcctcagggccatcttAAGCCTCCCCACAAAGGACGCCTGGCTCAAGAGTTTTGGGACCTGTGGCTCCCACCTCTGTGTCATCTTAAACTCTTACATCCcagctctcttctccttccccatgcACTGGTTTgggcacaatgtggccctgcatTTCCACATTCTCATGGCCAACAAGTACCTCCTGCTGCCCACTATGCTAAACCCCAACATCTACTGGGTGAGGACCCAAGAGATCTGA